The Nicotiana tabacum cultivar K326 chromosome 14, ASM71507v2, whole genome shotgun sequence genome contains a region encoding:
- the LOC107783979 gene encoding putative cyclin-T1-1, with product MALAQTYYSQGGPFRGDSTSFYGRSQISGKHSSAYNHYNTVVSHLFRSNGSHDLSRNFSEYSYGYDNFVKPEAGPSLKRRKCSASGWASSGRYSQATNSCNDVPSKQPSTCNVPLRNSRAYDDAHSACNNNSAITTSTSRPRSDASAPTSSKRDRSWLEYTETDNIFMSREQIDKCSPSRKDGIDAMHEAHLRYSYCAFLQNLGIRLDLPQTTIGTAMVLCHRFFVRRSHACHDRFLVATAALFLAAKSEETARPLNNVLRASCEIFHKQDLAVLSYLLPVDWFEQYRERVIEAEQMILTTLNFELNVQHPYEPLTSTLEKLGLSETVFVNLALHLVSEGLRSSLWLQFKPYQIAAGAAYLASKFLNMDLASHHSVWKEFQTPPNVLRDVAQQLMELF from the exons ATGGCTCTTGCGCAGACTTACTATTCACAAGGTGGCCCTTTTCGTGGAGACTCTACGTCCTTTTATGGTAGAAGCCAGATTAGTGGAAAACATTCCTCAGCTTACAACCATTATAACACTGTTGTTAGCCATCTTTTTAGATCTAATGGTTCCCATGACTTGAGTAGAAATTTTAGCGAGTATAGCTATGGTTATGATAATTTCGTAAAGCCTGAGGCTGGACCTTCTTTGAAGAGGAGGAAGTGTTCAGCTTCTGGTTGGGCAAGCAGTGGCAGGTACTCTCAAGCAACCAATTCATGTAACGATGTTCCTTCAAAGCAGCCAAGCACATGTAATGTTCCTTTGAGGAATTCCAGAGCGTATGATGATGCACATTCAGCCTGTAACAACAACTCAGCCATTACTACCAGTACTTCTAGACCTCGTTCTGATGCAAGCGCACCCACGAGCTCTAAGCGCGACCGCTCATGGCTTGAGTATACTGAAACTGATAATATCTTTATGTCTAGGGAGCAAATTGATAAGTGCTCCCCGTCCAGGAAAGATGGTATTGATGCAATGCATGAAGCACATTTGCGGTACTCGTATTGTGCTTTCCTCCAGAACCTCGGAATTCGCCTGGACCT GCCACAGACCACTATTGGAACTGCCATGGTTCTATGTCACCGCTTCTTTGTGAGGCGATCACACGCATGTCATGACAGATTT TTGGTTGCTACTGCTGCACTCTTTCTTGCAGCTAAGTCAGAAGAGACTGCACGGCCTCTCAATAATGTTTTGAGGGCCTCATGTGAAATTTTCCACAAGCAGGATCTTGCAGTTTTATCATATTTACTACCTGTG GACTGGTTTGAGCAGTACCGTGAACGTGTTATTGAAGCTGAGCAGATGATACTGACCACTTTAAATTTTGAACTGAACGTGCAACATCCATATGAACCTCTTACATCCACCCttgaaaaattagggctttctgAAACAGTATTTGTGAATCTAGCACTGCATCTTGTCAGTGAAGG GCTCCGAAGTTCACTCTGGCTTCAGTTCAAGCCTTACCAGATTGCTGCTGGGGCTGCATATCTAGCATCAAAATTTCTGAACATGGATTTGGCTTCACATCATTCTGTCTGGAAAGAGTTTCAAACACCCCCGAATGTGCTTAGAG ATGTTGCACAACAGTTGATGGAGCTCTTTTAG